In one Lycium barbarum isolate Lr01 chromosome 7, ASM1917538v2, whole genome shotgun sequence genomic region, the following are encoded:
- the LOC132601593 gene encoding uncharacterized protein LOC132601593 yields MSCSCRVFDLDRLSCLHARAALSKRYPDTFGDSVHNHSSAYYSTDAYYKAHEGDIVQIPHESKWMIPPYIQGAQVSPPKYVPKLGRKSNKSKKGVLEEERSHTKKPAKRRNKCSLCKQPGHKRITCNLSLSQVEHNSSQLEQNSPQVE; encoded by the coding sequence ATGTCATGTTCTTGTAGAGTTTTCGACCTGGACAGGCTTTCGTGCCTACATGCCAGAGCAGCTCTGAGTAAGAGGTATCCAGATACATTTGGAGACTCCGTTCATAACCACTCTTCTGCATATTACTCCACAGATGCATACTACAAAGCACATGAAGGTGATATTGTCCAAATTCCTCATGAAAGTAAGTGGATGATTCCGCCATATATACAGGGCGCACAAGTTTCCCCACCAAAATACGTTCCTAAACTGGGTCGAAAGAGTAATAAGAGTAAGAAAGGTGTCTTGGAGGAAGAACGTAGTCATACCAAGAAACCAGCCAAGAGAAGAAATAAATGCTCCCTATGCAAACAACCTGGACACAAGAGAATCACTTGTAATCTGAGTTTGTCACAAGTTGAGCATAATTCGTCACAACTTGAGCAGAACTCGCCACAAGTTGAGTAG